One window from the genome of Candidatus Dadabacteria bacterium encodes:
- a CDS encoding serine protease: MSLSCSSTGIRGRADRLAGVAAFLLPLAAALCLMLPTDAAQARGDSSVRRSVVKIHVQKTIPSFKQPWVVNGPSESSGSGCIISGRHILTGAHVVSHAAFIHVSKFGDPKKYTADLLFISHHADLAILTVKEKEFFDDVKPFEISRDLVHTQEEVTVYGFPVGGETLSATRGIVSRVEHEIYSHSVNQLLIAQIDAPINPGNSGGPAVVDGQIVGVVIQALVRSESIGYMVPTPVIDHFLDDIKDGSYDGFPVLGVQTQEAQNPDLRESKGVEEEDIGVLVNRIAAGSPAYGVIDEGDILLSIDGTDILPDGTINFRGNERTNFSHLIDSRQIGDTVAVEVLREGRKMKMDVVLSKGVDDVRLINANYGSPSYYIFAGCVFSPLTINYMRSWGRRWFTEAPVSLLSKLSDIRRFPDEEVVFLVRVLPSEVNYGYHGMRNWLVESVNGVKIRNIRHLVKVVEKEAEKGGFITFKNPDGEQIVISADKAKKSGGPLLSTYRIDEDRSADLVVPIFESMGL, from the coding sequence TTGAGCTTGAGTTGCTCAAGCACAGGGATTAGGGGCCGGGCGGACAGGCTCGCGGGTGTCGCCGCTTTCCTGTTGCCGCTTGCGGCGGCGCTTTGCCTTATGCTGCCGACGGACGCCGCGCAGGCTCGCGGCGACTCTTCAGTCAGAAGGTCGGTGGTCAAAATCCATGTTCAGAAGACCATTCCGTCCTTCAAGCAGCCGTGGGTGGTCAACGGCCCGTCCGAGAGTTCCGGTTCGGGCTGCATCATCTCCGGTCGGCACATACTTACCGGCGCCCATGTGGTTTCACATGCGGCGTTTATCCACGTCAGCAAGTTCGGCGACCCGAAGAAATACACCGCAGACCTGCTCTTCATATCGCACCATGCGGACCTCGCCATTCTGACGGTCAAGGAGAAGGAATTTTTTGACGATGTAAAACCCTTTGAGATAAGCAGGGATTTGGTTCATACGCAGGAGGAGGTTACCGTTTACGGCTTCCCCGTCGGCGGGGAGACGCTCAGCGCGACCAGAGGAATAGTGTCGCGTGTGGAGCATGAGATTTACTCCCACAGCGTGAACCAGCTTCTGATTGCGCAGATTGACGCGCCCATCAATCCGGGCAACAGCGGGGGGCCCGCCGTGGTGGACGGGCAGATTGTCGGGGTCGTGATACAGGCGCTCGTCAGGTCGGAAAGCATCGGATACATGGTTCCCACACCGGTGATAGACCATTTTCTTGACGACATAAAAGACGGCTCCTACGACGGCTTTCCCGTTCTCGGCGTTCAGACTCAGGAGGCGCAAAATCCCGACCTGAGGGAAAGCAAGGGCGTTGAGGAGGAAGACATCGGGGTGCTGGTAAACCGCATAGCGGCGGGCTCGCCCGCATACGGCGTGATAGACGAGGGAGACATACTGCTCTCAATAGACGGCACGGACATACTGCCGGACGGCACGATCAATTTCAGGGGCAACGAAAGGACCAACTTCAGCCACCTCATAGATTCCCGCCAGATAGGGGACACGGTTGCCGTTGAGGTGCTGCGTGAGGGCAGGAAGATGAAAATGGATGTTGTTCTGTCAAAAGGCGTGGATGATGTGCGCCTGATAAACGCCAACTACGGCAGCCCGAGTTACTACATATTTGCGGGTTGCGTTTTCTCGCCGCTCACCATCAACTACATGAGGTCGTGGGGGCGCAGATGGTTCACGGAAGCCCCCGTCTCGCTGCTTTCAAAACTGAGCGATATCCGGCGGTTTCCCGATGAAGAGGTCGTGTTTCTCGTCAGGGTTTTGCCGTCTGAGGTCAATTACGGCTATCACGGAATGCGCAACTGGCTTGTGGAAAGCGTCAACGGGGTGAAGATAAGAAACATCAGGCATCTGGTAAAGGTGGTTGAAAAGGAGGCGGAAAAGGGCGGGTTCATCACCTTCAAAAACCCGGACGGCGAACAGATAGTGATTTCCGCGGACAAGGCGAAAAAGAGCGGCGGCCCCCTGCTTTCCACCTACCGGATAGACGAAGACAGGTCCGCCGACCTTGTCGTTCCCATATTTGAGTCAATGGGGCTTTAA
- the pckA gene encoding phosphoenolpyruvate carboxykinase (ATP), with amino-acid sequence MTAQTKRRKPGDVLSAHGIKTSGAVYHNLSVPRLYEQALSRNEAMVAEGGGLVAYTGRHTGRSPGDRFIVRDSRTKDSVNWGQVNRPISPANFNALYKGMAAYLSKKDVFVKDLCVCAHPKYQSSVRVINELAWHNIFVNNLFIRPEKASAGKPDFTVMCAPGFEADPKKHGTNSKTFIILNFTKKMALIGGTEYAGEMKKSIFTTLNFLLPDRDVFPMHCSANVGARGDTALFFGLSGTGKTTLSADSERKLIGDDEHGWFSGGIFNFEGGCYAKAIRLNPETEPEIYSASVRFGSILENVEFDEQTRKIDFDGSRHTENTRVAYQIDALPGIVESGTGPAPKNIFMLTYDAFGVLPPISRLTPRQAMDFFLLGYTAKVAGTERGVKEPQTTFSSCFGAPFLPRQPRFYAAMLEERMKKSGARVWLLNTGISGGPYGVGKRMPLPQTRALVKAALDKTIDKSGFVKVPVFGLQVPKSCPNVPAKLLQPRKCWKSAAQYDTKAAELKERFELELLKHRD; translated from the coding sequence ATGACAGCGCAAACAAAACGACGTAAGCCCGGCGATGTGCTATCCGCCCACGGGATTAAGACCTCCGGAGCGGTTTATCACAATCTGTCCGTCCCGCGCCTTTACGAGCAGGCGCTCTCAAGGAATGAGGCCATGGTTGCCGAGGGCGGCGGCCTTGTCGCATACACGGGCAGGCACACCGGGCGCTCTCCGGGCGACCGCTTTATAGTCCGCGACTCCCGCACCAAGGATTCGGTGAACTGGGGGCAGGTGAACCGTCCCATAAGCCCCGCCAACTTTAACGCCCTTTACAAAGGGATGGCGGCGTATCTCTCAAAAAAGGATGTGTTTGTTAAAGACCTGTGCGTGTGCGCGCACCCGAAATACCAGTCTTCGGTGAGGGTCATCAACGAACTTGCGTGGCACAACATTTTTGTAAACAACCTGTTCATCAGGCCTGAGAAGGCTTCCGCCGGAAAGCCGGATTTTACCGTGATGTGCGCGCCGGGCTTTGAAGCCGACCCGAAAAAACACGGCACAAACTCAAAGACCTTCATCATCCTTAACTTCACAAAAAAGATGGCGCTCATCGGCGGAACCGAATACGCCGGGGAGATGAAAAAGTCAATTTTTACGACCCTCAACTTTCTGCTTCCCGACAGGGATGTTTTTCCCATGCACTGCTCCGCCAACGTTGGCGCGCGCGGCGACACGGCTCTGTTTTTCGGGCTTTCGGGAACGGGGAAGACCACCCTGTCCGCAGACTCGGAGAGGAAACTTATCGGAGACGACGAGCACGGCTGGTTTTCCGGCGGCATCTTCAACTTTGAGGGCGGCTGCTACGCCAAGGCGATACGGCTGAACCCCGAAACTGAGCCCGAAATTTACTCGGCCTCCGTGCGCTTCGGCTCCATTCTTGAGAATGTTGAGTTTGACGAACAGACAAGGAAGATAGATTTTGACGGCTCCCGGCACACCGAGAACACAAGGGTCGCCTACCAGATAGACGCGTTGCCGGGGATTGTGGAGAGCGGAACCGGGCCTGCGCCCAAAAATATATTTATGCTGACCTACGACGCCTTCGGCGTCCTGCCGCCGATATCCAGACTTACCCCCCGGCAGGCGATGGACTTCTTTCTGCTGGGATACACCGCAAAGGTGGCGGGCACCGAGCGCGGGGTAAAAGAGCCTCAGACCACTTTCAGTTCCTGTTTCGGCGCGCCGTTTCTGCCGCGCCAGCCGCGTTTTTATGCGGCCATGCTTGAGGAGAGGATGAAGAAATCCGGCGCGAGAGTGTGGCTTCTGAACACGGGCATATCCGGCGGCCCCTACGGAGTCGGGAAGAGGATGCCGCTTCCGCAGACAAGGGCTCTTGTGAAGGCCGCGCTGGACAAGACCATAGACAAAAGCGGCTTTGTAAAAGTTCCCGTTTTCGGTCTTCAGGTTCCAAAATCATGCCCGAATGTTCCGGCAAAACTGCTACAGCCGAGAAAGTGCTGGAAGAGCGCCGCGCAGTATGACACGAAGGCCGCAGAACTGAAAGAGAGGTTTGAGCTTGAGTTGCTCAAGCACAGGGATTAG
- a CDS encoding alpha/beta hydrolase: MKNRILSYEARDGFKVDALLTTPPASGGDLRRIPVIINIHGVLGNFLARGTPKIFPPLMLARGYSTFSINTRMAFLGQIMGTGVFPKAAWDVERSVEILLGEGFKNIYILGYSMGANIAVDYMVSSPRSPVKGLILEGCSYSLPESQKKRLDRWGGIPRYDDIFSKARSVLGNDPESSNNDQIFVVYRAWGDSLNPSDVEMFTYKTWWFMRGPEAARAKTCDIISGVSAPVLFIHGAKDDIVFAEEPERLREILNRSGNGAVDVSFIPEAAHDCMENPDFAADVIDRWIREVEESGG, from the coding sequence GTGAAAAACCGGATTCTAAGTTACGAGGCGCGGGACGGCTTTAAGGTTGACGCGCTTCTGACCACTCCGCCCGCAAGCGGCGGGGATTTGCGCCGCATTCCCGTCATCATTAACATTCACGGGGTTCTCGGAAACTTTCTTGCCCGCGGCACTCCCAAGATCTTCCCGCCCCTTATGCTCGCCCGCGGGTATTCAACATTTTCAATCAACACGCGGATGGCGTTTCTCGGCCAGATAATGGGGACAGGCGTCTTCCCGAAAGCGGCGTGGGACGTTGAACGCTCGGTTGAGATTTTGCTCGGGGAGGGCTTCAAAAACATCTACATACTCGGATACAGCATGGGCGCGAACATAGCCGTTGACTACATGGTCTCCTCCCCGCGCTCGCCGGTGAAGGGGCTTATCCTTGAGGGCTGCTCGTATTCTCTGCCGGAGTCGCAGAAGAAGCGGCTTGACAGGTGGGGCGGCATTCCGCGCTACGATGACATATTTTCAAAGGCGCGGTCTGTCCTCGGGAACGACCCGGAATCTTCAAACAATGACCAAATCTTTGTGGTTTACCGGGCATGGGGGGATTCCCTCAACCCGTCCGATGTTGAGATGTTCACCTATAAAACATGGTGGTTTATGAGGGGCCCGGAGGCCGCGCGCGCAAAAACCTGCGACATCATAAGCGGCGTTTCGGCGCCGGTGCTGTTTATCCACGGGGCGAAAGACGACATAGTGTTTGCGGAGGAACCGGAGCGGCTGCGGGAGATTCTGAACCGGTCGGGCAACGGCGCGGTTGATGTTTCATTTATTCCCGAAGCCGCCCATGACTGCATGGAAAACCCCGATTTTGCGGCGGATGTGATAGACCGCTGGATAAGGGAAGTTGAGGAGTCCGGCGGCTGA
- a CDS encoding alpha/beta hydrolase, with translation MSSPPDQTAKTADIPPQELITIPTPGGGVNALLYKAESAGAEKEPMVIHVHGFLGNFLEGSQRFLPPLLAREGCSSIAINTRLSNFSLFFGYGIVDDTLPQIDGVINYLTDLGYKKIFLSGYSLGGCIAVRYMSERAGTKEADAIGGVMVIATPYSMPDSIRRRWDRWQSSPSYEQVYEEAKEILGDDPAHSKEDRTIIIQRARGDTFRPEHCEIYTYKTWWFLAGPEADASKTYKQIGKIKAPIILIQGWEDKVVLPNETHDLSQRATDAGNADVSAFFLNAGHTLEGKEEELGEVVINWMRRRLK, from the coding sequence ATGAGTTCCCCACCCGACCAAACGGCAAAGACGGCTGATATTCCGCCTCAGGAACTGATCACCATCCCCACCCCCGGCGGCGGCGTGAACGCCCTTTTATACAAAGCCGAAAGCGCGGGCGCGGAGAAAGAGCCGATGGTCATTCACGTTCACGGTTTTCTCGGAAACTTTCTTGAAGGAAGCCAGAGGTTTCTGCCGCCCCTTCTCGCCCGCGAGGGCTGCTCGTCAATCGCCATCAACACGCGCTTGTCAAACTTCAGTCTGTTTTTCGGCTACGGCATAGTGGATGACACCCTTCCGCAGATAGACGGCGTTATCAACTACCTCACGGATTTGGGCTATAAAAAAATCTTCCTGTCGGGCTACAGCCTCGGCGGCTGCATAGCCGTCCGATACATGTCCGAAAGGGCCGGAACCAAAGAGGCGGACGCCATAGGCGGCGTCATGGTGATTGCCACCCCGTATTCAATGCCGGACTCCATAAGGCGCAGGTGGGACAGGTGGCAAAGTTCCCCGTCCTACGAACAGGTTTACGAAGAGGCGAAAGAGATACTGGGAGACGACCCGGCACATTCAAAGGAAGACCGCACAATCATCATCCAGCGGGCTCGCGGAGACACCTTCAGACCGGAACACTGCGAAATATACACCTACAAAACGTGGTGGTTTCTTGCGGGCCCGGAAGCCGACGCCTCCAAGACCTACAAACAGATAGGGAAAATCAAAGCGCCCATCATTCTTATACAGGGCTGGGAAGACAAAGTTGTTCTCCCCAATGAGACGCACGACCTCTCTCAAAGGGCGACCGACGCCGGCAACGCCGATGTTTCGGCGTTTTTTCTCAACGCGGGGCACACCCTTGAGGGCAAGGAGGAGGAACTCGGAGAGGTGGTAATAAACTGGATGCGCAGAAGACTGAAGTGA
- the nth gene encoding endonuclease III: MRGKQISAPQRKIEKDRLKKRASRVLKFLRAAYPDARCHLDYNSPFELLIGCILSAQCTDKRVNSLTPGLFRKYPAPRSFASAKPGELEKDIFSAGFYKNKARAIIGCSGVIDRRHGGETPSTMEELTALPGVGRKTANVVLGNWFGKPGIIVDTHISRLSRRLGFSAAKTAEAIERDLMLLVPEKERTFFSNSLGDHGREICKARKPLCAECGIFDICVWEGRREKAAPASG; encoded by the coding sequence TTGAGGGGAAAACAGATCTCCGCCCCGCAACGAAAGATTGAAAAAGACCGCCTGAAAAAGAGGGCGTCGCGCGTTCTGAAGTTTCTGCGCGCCGCCTATCCCGATGCGCGGTGCCACCTTGACTACAACTCGCCGTTTGAACTTCTAATCGGCTGCATACTGTCAGCGCAGTGCACGGACAAGAGGGTCAACTCCCTCACGCCGGGGCTTTTCAGGAAATATCCCGCCCCCCGCAGTTTTGCGTCCGCAAAGCCGGGGGAACTTGAGAAGGACATTTTCAGCGCGGGGTTCTACAAAAACAAGGCGCGCGCCATTATCGGGTGTTCGGGTGTGATTGACCGCAGGCACGGGGGAGAGACGCCCTCAACAATGGAGGAGCTGACCGCGCTTCCGGGGGTCGGCAGAAAGACCGCCAATGTGGTTCTTGGAAACTGGTTCGGCAAACCCGGAATAATAGTTGACACTCACATATCCCGCCTTTCCCGCAGGCTGGGTTTCAGCGCGGCAAAGACCGCGGAAGCGATAGAGAGAGACCTTATGCTTCTTGTGCCCGAAAAAGAGCGGACATTTTTCTCCAACTCTCTCGGCGACCACGGAAGGGAGATTTGCAAGGCGAGAAAGCCGCTGTGCGCGGAGTGCGGGATTTTTGACATTTGCGTATGGGAAGGGCGGCGGGAGAAAGCGGCCCCCGCTTCCGGTTGA
- the secG gene encoding preprotein translocase subunit SecG translates to MEFLVPFIKTAHIAVAFIMIVIILMQPGGSDELGTVFGGGGTSESVFGAGGATTFLSKATRFMAVVFVATSLLLGYISIRQSSSSVFDSGGVPAGTEIPAEANAPGGAEVPDETPAPDSSGGE, encoded by the coding sequence ATGGAATTTCTTGTGCCTTTCATAAAAACAGCGCACATTGCGGTGGCGTTTATAATGATAGTCATCATTTTGATGCAGCCGGGCGGCAGCGATGAGTTGGGAACGGTTTTCGGCGGCGGCGGAACCTCGGAGTCGGTTTTCGGGGCGGGCGGCGCGACCACATTCCTCTCAAAAGCGACCCGTTTTATGGCGGTGGTGTTTGTTGCCACCTCCCTGCTGCTTGGATATATTTCAATCAGGCAGTCGTCTTCATCGGTGTTTGATTCAGGGGGTGTTCCCGCGGGGACGGAAATCCCCGCAGAGGCGAATGCGCCCGGCGGGGCGGAAGTTCCCGATGAGACACCCGCGCCTGATTCTTCGGGAGGTGAGTAA
- the tpiA gene encoding triose-phosphate isomerase has translation MRTKLAAANWKMNKPRAGAADFARALVGRFPDAGCDIALFPPFTAMDAVSSGAGGRIMLGAQNVFYEESGPYTGEVSCGMLKDAGCGMVIVGHSERRRIFGESDETVAAKTKAVADCGMRVLLCVGETAEQRADGGAAAVVRRQIEAAIRGVSPRSITVAYEPVWAIGTGNSARISDIEEMHEGIRGVLSALYGADAEGVGVVYGGSVNARNARDIAGAAGVDGMLVGGASLELETFAVIIEAILAV, from the coding sequence ATGAGAACAAAACTTGCAGCAGCGAACTGGAAGATGAACAAACCCCGCGCCGGGGCGGCGGATTTTGCCCGCGCCCTTGTCGGCAGGTTTCCGGACGCAGGCTGCGACATTGCGCTTTTCCCGCCTTTTACGGCGATGGACGCGGTTTCAAGCGGGGCGGGAGGCCGGATAATGTTAGGCGCGCAAAATGTTTTTTATGAAGAGAGCGGCCCCTATACCGGAGAGGTCTCGTGCGGGATGCTGAAGGATGCGGGTTGCGGCATGGTGATAGTCGGGCATTCGGAAAGAAGGCGCATTTTCGGCGAAAGCGACGAGACCGTGGCGGCGAAAACAAAAGCGGTCGCCGATTGCGGAATGCGCGTTCTTTTGTGCGTGGGGGAAACGGCGGAGCAGAGGGCGGACGGCGGGGCTGCGGCGGTTGTGAGGCGGCAGATTGAGGCCGCCATCCGGGGCGTTTCACCCCGGAGCATTACTGTCGCATACGAGCCGGTCTGGGCAATCGGAACGGGTAACAGCGCCCGGATATCCGATATTGAGGAGATGCACGAAGGCATAAGGGGGGTTTTGTCCGCCCTTTACGGCGCGGATGCGGAGGGCGTCGGCGTGGTTTACGGCGGCAGCGTGAACGCCCGCAACGCGCGGGACATAGCCGGGGCGGCGGGCGTGGACGGGATGCTTGTCGGGGGCGCGAGCCTTGAACTTGAGACATTTGCCGTCATAATAGAGGCGATTTTGGCGGTCTGA
- a CDS encoding pyridoxal phosphate-dependent aminotransferase: protein MPPDANIIKASRLAEGVAPFYVMEVLERATRMESGGTDIVHLEVGHPDLPTAPEVCEAAMDSIRRGETGYSPSPGIEPLREAVAESANSRYGLSLTADNILITSGSSPALLLAMMCVVNPGDEVVITSPCYACYPGVIRAAGGVPVEVPVYAGEDYRIDIGRVRRALNPKTAAIIINSPSNPTGAVLDDDALGAVCSLGLPVVSDEIYHGLEYGVKSRSALNHTERAIVVNGFSKLCSMTGWRLGYMAAPREVILAARKLQQNLFISPNMFVQHGGIAAVKSVVPRAGEIAAAFSERRDAMERELRRIGLPPCGRPRGAFYMFVKPPGGAGRDSRALAFDILEKTGVAVTPGVDFGSEGEGHLRLSYANSVANIEKGVRRLGSYLAGSG from the coding sequence ATGCCCCCGGACGCAAACATAATTAAGGCGTCGCGCCTTGCCGAAGGGGTCGCCCCCTTTTATGTGATGGAGGTTCTTGAGCGGGCGACCCGCATGGAGAGCGGCGGCACGGACATTGTCCACCTTGAGGTGGGGCATCCCGACCTTCCGACCGCCCCGGAGGTGTGCGAGGCGGCCATGGACTCCATAAGGCGTGGCGAGACCGGTTACTCTCCGAGCCCCGGCATAGAGCCGCTCAGGGAGGCGGTTGCGGAATCCGCCAACTCGCGATACGGGCTCAGCCTGACCGCCGACAACATACTGATAACCTCCGGCAGTTCGCCCGCTCTGCTTCTTGCGATGATGTGCGTTGTGAACCCCGGCGACGAGGTTGTCATAACTTCGCCCTGCTATGCGTGTTATCCGGGCGTCATCAGGGCTGCGGGAGGCGTTCCCGTGGAGGTTCCGGTTTATGCCGGGGAGGATTACCGGATTGACATCGGACGGGTGAGGAGGGCGCTCAATCCGAAAACAGCGGCGATAATCATCAACTCTCCCTCCAACCCCACCGGGGCCGTTCTTGATGACGATGCGCTTGGGGCGGTCTGCTCGCTGGGTCTTCCCGTGGTGTCGGACGAGATATACCACGGGCTTGAATACGGCGTGAAGTCGCGCTCCGCGCTGAACCACACGGAGCGCGCAATTGTGGTGAACGGATTTTCAAAACTGTGCTCAATGACCGGCTGGCGGCTCGGCTACATGGCGGCGCCCCGCGAGGTAATACTGGCCGCCCGGAAACTTCAGCAGAACCTGTTTATATCGCCCAACATGTTTGTTCAGCACGGCGGCATTGCGGCGGTAAAAAGCGTTGTGCCGCGCGCGGGAGAGATAGCCGCCGCTTTTTCGGAGCGCAGAGACGCGATGGAGCGGGAGTTGAGGCGCATAGGGCTTCCTCCGTGCGGGCGGCCGCGCGGCGCTTTTTACATGTTCGTCAAGCCCCCCGGCGGGGCGGGGCGCGACTCGCGCGCGCTTGCGTTTGACATCCTTGAGAAAACCGGAGTCGCCGTTACGCCCGGTGTTGACTTCGGAAGCGAGGGGGAGGGGCATTTGCGCCTCTCGTACGCCAACTCCGTTGCCAACATAGAGAAGGGCGTAAGAAGGCTGGGAAGTTATCTGGCGGGTTCCGGTTGA
- the def gene encoding peptide deformylase has protein sequence MALLDILLYPDPGLRRKSAKVQKIDASVRRFLDDMAETMKAARGIGLSAPQVGRNIRVALVSDARDFESPDGDENAKPPQDMPVIEMINPVFKGGSGREFDTEGCLSIPGFIAKVGRKKTVEVEWLTRDGEIRSMTAGGLTARIIQHEADHLDGILFVDRLSRLKREMMFKKMDRAFADREDEGEG, from the coding sequence ATGGCCTTACTTGACATCCTGCTTTACCCCGACCCCGGACTGAGAAGGAAAAGCGCCAAGGTTCAAAAGATAGACGCCTCCGTGCGCCGCTTTCTGGATGATATGGCTGAAACCATGAAGGCGGCTCGCGGCATAGGGCTTTCCGCCCCTCAGGTGGGAAGGAACATAAGGGTTGCGCTGGTGTCGGACGCGCGCGATTTTGAATCACCGGACGGGGATGAAAATGCAAAGCCGCCGCAGGATATGCCCGTTATAGAGATGATAAACCCCGTTTTCAAAGGCGGCTCCGGACGGGAATTTGATACGGAGGGCTGCCTGAGCATTCCGGGTTTCATCGCAAAAGTGGGGAGAAAGAAAACCGTTGAGGTTGAGTGGCTCACACGGGACGGCGAAATCCGCTCCATGACCGCGGGCGGCCTCACGGCGAGAATAATCCAGCACGAAGCCGACCACCTTGACGGAATTCTGTTTGTTGACCGCCTGAGCCGTCTCAAAAGGGAGATGATGTTCAAAAAAATGGACAGGGCTTTTGCCGACCGCGAAGATGAGGGGGAAGGGTAG
- a CDS encoding integration host factor subunit beta → MTRSEMARKISYKFRLSGSESEKALDAIVKGMESAVSSGSRVEIRGFGSFYTKDCKPYTGRNPRTGESVSVEAKRLPCFRQGKDIKKSLKRV, encoded by the coding sequence ATGACCAGATCCGAGATGGCAAGAAAAATCTCCTACAAGTTCCGGCTTTCCGGTTCCGAGTCGGAAAAAGCGCTTGACGCCATAGTGAAAGGAATGGAATCCGCCGTGTCGTCCGGCTCGCGGGTTGAGATAAGGGGATTCGGAAGTTTCTACACCAAGGACTGCAAGCCCTACACAGGCAGAAATCCGCGAACCGGAGAGAGTGTCAGCGTGGAGGCGAAGAGGCTTCCGTGCTTCAGGCAGGGCAAAGACATAAAAAAGTCCTTAAAAAGGGTTTGA
- a CDS encoding metal ABC transporter permease: MSPEAEIRAVAALVSVSCAVIGTFLVLRGKAMAADSISHSILPGIVAGFLLTGSLSSPLIVPFVFAAALLSAFLSETLSRSRLMSADSSIAFVYPFLFSAGVILVSKYAGKAHLDVDSVLLGEIAFAPLDRLTWGGADLGPVSLYSAGAAALACLLFVSLFYKELKMSTFDETAARTAGLSGRVLSACFWAVVCFTCVSAFSAAGSVMLIALITTPPCCALLLTDRLSSALVLGAAFGAFGAFAGFEAAAHFNTNIAGAVVTVLGAVFLVVLAFAPKKGLVARALRRRAQRAEIKAALASARRGACV, translated from the coding sequence ATGAGCCCGGAAGCCGAAATACGGGCGGTCGCGGCCCTTGTGTCGGTGAGTTGCGCCGTTATAGGAACTTTTCTGGTTCTGAGGGGCAAGGCGATGGCGGCGGACTCAATAAGCCACTCCATACTTCCGGGAATAGTCGCGGGTTTTCTTCTGACCGGCAGCCTGTCATCGCCGCTTATTGTTCCGTTCGTGTTTGCGGCGGCGCTTCTGAGCGCGTTTCTCTCCGAGACGCTCTCGCGCAGCCGGCTCATGTCCGCAGACTCTTCAATAGCGTTTGTATATCCGTTCCTGTTCAGCGCGGGCGTGATACTGGTGTCAAAATACGCCGGGAAAGCCCATCTGGATGTTGACTCCGTTCTGCTGGGTGAGATAGCGTTTGCCCCCCTTGACCGGCTCACATGGGGCGGCGCGGATTTGGGGCCCGTTTCCCTTTATTCCGCAGGCGCGGCGGCGCTTGCGTGTCTGCTTTTTGTGTCGCTTTTTTACAAGGAATTGAAGATGTCAACCTTTGATGAGACCGCCGCGCGGACGGCCGGATTGTCTGGTCGGGTTCTTTCCGCGTGCTTCTGGGCGGTGGTGTGCTTTACTTGCGTTTCCGCTTTCAGCGCGGCGGGCTCGGTCATGCTCATAGCCCTGATAACCACGCCCCCGTGCTGCGCCCTTCTTCTGACGGACAGGCTTTCCTCCGCCCTTGTTCTCGGTGCGGCGTTCGGCGCGTTCGGCGCGTTTGCCGGTTTTGAAGCGGCGGCGCATTTCAACACCAACATAGCGGGAGCGGTGGTTACGGTTCTCGGAGCCGTGTTTCTGGTTGTCCTCGCGTTTGCGCCGAAAAAGGGGCTTGTTGCCCGCGCCCTCAGGCGGCGGGCGCAAAGGGCGGAGATAAAGGCGGCTCTTGCGTCCGCCCGCCGGGGCGCTTGCGTTTGA
- a CDS encoding metal ABC transporter permease has protein sequence MGFFAEMFTDYTVSVILSGTALLGLVSGMCGAVVFVRKETLLADAVSHGCLPGVALGFMAAGGKSSPALLAGAFVTAFLAAGFVRLARSVPAIKTDSALAMGVSLSFGVGIVLLTAIQKSGASGQAGLDRFLFGQASAMSLGDLKTILLAGAVIAAGLAVFWKQVSLVCFDGEYARAAGFRTRAAGFFINTALVCVTVAGVETVGVVLMCSMLVAPAVAARHLTGGLGAMVVVSAIFGATGGVAGSVASWKIPGVPTGPAIVICLTAAAVCALILRRRAEA, from the coding sequence ATGGGGTTTTTCGCCGAAATGTTTACCGACTACACGGTTTCGGTGATTCTGTCCGGAACCGCCCTTCTGGGGCTGGTCTCCGGCATGTGCGGGGCGGTTGTGTTCGTGAGGAAGGAAACCCTGCTTGCGGACGCCGTATCCCACGGCTGCCTTCCGGGGGTCGCGCTCGGTTTTATGGCGGCGGGCGGCAAGTCATCCCCGGCTCTTCTGGCGGGCGCGTTTGTTACCGCTTTTCTTGCGGCGGGCTTTGTGCGGCTCGCCCGCTCGGTTCCCGCAATCAAAACCGACAGCGCTCTCGCCATGGGCGTTTCCCTGTCGTTCGGGGTCGGCATTGTTCTTCTGACCGCCATACAGAAGTCCGGCGCGTCCGGGCAGGCGGGGCTGGACAGGTTTCTTTTTGGTCAGGCAAGCGCCATGTCCCTTGGCGACCTCAAAACCATACTGCTCGCCGGGGCGGTCATCGCGGCGGGGCTGGCGGTTTTCTGGAAGCAGGTCAGTCTGGTCTGCTTTGACGGCGAATACGCGCGCGCCGCCGGGTTCAGAACGCGCGCGGCGGGATTTTTCATAAATACCGCGCTTGTCTGCGTAACGGTGGCGGGCGTTGAGACGGTGGGGGTTGTGCTGATGTGCTCAATGCTTGTCGCGCCTGCGGTCGCCGCAAGGCACTTGACCGGGGGGCTGGGCGCCATGGTGGTTGTGTCCGCAATTTTCGGGGCGACCGGCGGGGTTGCGGGGTCGGTGGCGAGTTGGAAAATTCCGGGCGTTCCCACGGGGCCCGCCATAGTGATTTGCCTCACGGCGGCGGCGGTGTGCGCCCTGATTTTGCGCCGGAGGGCTGAAGCCTGA